A window of the Halichoerus grypus chromosome 2, mHalGry1.hap1.1, whole genome shotgun sequence genome harbors these coding sequences:
- the LOC118538729 gene encoding olfactory receptor 2T29-like — MDNTTWVVNHTGRSDFVLVGLFSQSKHPTLLCVVIFMVFLMALSGNTILILLIHCDAHLHNPMYFFITQLSLMDVMYISVTVPKMLMDQVMGVKQISAPECGMQMFLYLTLGGSEFFLLAAMAYDRYVAICHPLRYPILMNHRVCLLLVSSSWLLGSVDGFMLTPITMTFPFCRSRVIHHFFCEVPAVMKLSCSDTSLYETLMYLCCVLMLLIPVTVISSSYSFILFTIHRMNSAEGRKKAFATCSSHMMVVILFYGAAVYTYMLPTSYHTPEKDMIVSVFYTILTPVLNPLIYSLRNKDVTRALKKMLNVGSVLQESIK; from the coding sequence ATGGATAATACCACTTGGGTGGTCAACCATACTGGACGATCAGATTTTGTCCTAGTGGGACTCTTCAGTCAATCCAAACACCCAACTCTTCTTTGTGTGGTCATTTTCATGGTTTTCCTAATGGCCTTGTCTGGAAACACCATCCTGATCCTTCTGATCCACTGTGATGCTCACCTTCATAAccccatgtacttttttattacCCAGTTGTCTCTCATGGATGTGATGTACATTTCTGTCACTGTGCCCAAGATGCTCATGGACCAGGTCATGGGTGTGAAACAGATCTCAGCCCCTGAGTGTGGGATGCAGatgtttctttatttgacacTAGGAGgttcagaattttttcttcttgctgcCATGGCCTATGACCGCTATGTGGCCATCTGCCATCCACTCCGTTATCCTATCCTCATGAACCATAGGGTGTGTCTCCTCTTGGTGTCTTCCTCCTGGCTTCTGGGATCTGTGGATGGATTTATGCTCACACCCATCACCATGACCTTCCCCTTCTGCAGATCCCGGGTGATCCACCATTTCTTCTGTGAGGTCCCTGCTGTAATGAAGCTTTCCTGCTCAGACACTTCCCTCTATGAGACACTCATGTACCTGTGTTGTGTCCTCATGCTCCTCATCCCTGTGACAGTCATTTCAAGCTCCTATTCTTTCATCCTCTTCACCATCCACAGGATGAACTCAGCAGAGGGACGGAAGAAGGCCTTTGCCACTTGTTCTTCCCACATGATGGTGGTCATCCTCTTCTATGGTGCTGCTGTCTATACCTACATGCTTCCCACCTCCTACCACACCCCTGAGAAGGACATGATTGTATCTGTCTTTTATACCATACTCACTCCTGTTCTAAACCCTTTAATTTATAGTCTTAGGAATAAGGATGTCACAAGGGctctaaaaaaaatgttgaatgtgGGATCTGTCTTACAGGAAAgtataaagtag